A genomic region of Oryza glaberrima chromosome 1, OglaRS2, whole genome shotgun sequence contains the following coding sequences:
- the LOC127760342 gene encoding metacaspase-4-like — MGRKRALLVGINYPGTKAELKGCHNDVDRMHRCLVDRFGFDEDDIRVLLDRDSSGTQPTGANIRRALAQLVGDARPGDFLFFHYSGHGTRLPAETGQNDDTGYDECIVPSDMNLITDQDFRELVQKVPNGCLFTIVSDSCHSGGLLDSAKEQIGNSTKQNQTQSREREEPSDSGSGFRSFLKETVRDVFESEGIHLPRSRHSQSHYRGEDQDESYAQPTDGHTKNRSLPLSTLIEMLKEKTGKDDIDVGSIRMTLFNIFGDDASPKVKKFMKVMLGKFQQGQSGEQGGLMGMVGSLAQEFLKVKLEGNEEEAFKPAIEQEVHSVDEVYAGTKPWAPNNGILISGCQSNQTSADATTPQGSSYGALSNAIQTILADKRGNVSNKDLVMKARSLLAKQGYTQQPGLYCSDDHVHVSFIC; from the exons ATGGGCCGCAAGCGCGCGCTCCTGGTGGGCATCAACTACCCCGGCACCAAGGCTGAGCTCAAGGGCTGCCACAACGATGTGGACCGCATGCACCGCTGCCTCGTCGACCGCTTCGGCTTCGACGAGGACGACATCCGCGTCCTCCTCGACCGCGACTCCTCCGGGACGCAGCCCACCGGCGCCAACATCCGCCGGGCGCTGGCGCAGCTCGTCGGGGACGCGCGCCCCGGGGACTTCCTCTTCTTCCACTACAGCGGCCACGGCACCCGGCTGCCCGCCGAGACAGGGCAGAACGACGACACCGGCTATGACGAGTGCATCGTTCCCAGCGACATGAACCTTATCACAG ATCAAGATTTCAGAGAACTTGTGCAAAAGGTGCCCAATGGTTGCTTATTTACCATCGTCTCTGATTCTTGCCACAGTGGTGGCCTATTGGACAGCGCCAAGGAGCAGATAGGTAATAGTACCAAGCAGAATCAAACCCAGTCCCGTGAACGCGAAGAACCTTCTGATTCTGGCAGTGGTTTCCGGTCATTTCTCAAAGAGACTGTTCGGGATGTGTTTGAGTCTGAGGGAATCCACCTCCCTCGTAGTCGCCATAGCCAGAGCCACTATAGAGGTGAGGACCAGGATGAGTCATACGCTCAACCAACTGATGGCCACACTAAAAATCGGTCACTGCCACTTTCAACTCTTATTGAGATGCTTAAGGAGAAAACTGGGAAGGATGACATTGATGTGGGCTCAATTCGTATGACATTGTTTAACATCTTTGGAGATGATGCTAGCCCAAAGGTCAAGAAATTCATGAAAGTCATGCTTGGGAAATTCCAGCAAGGTCAATCAGGCGAGCAGGGCGGTCTCATGGGAATGGTTGGCTCCCTGGCTCAAGAGTTTCTGAAGGTTAAGCTTGAAGGCAATGAGGAAGAAGCTTTCAAGCCAGCGATAGAACAAGAGGTTCACAGTGTTGACGAGGTGTATGCTGGGACTAAGCCATGGGCACCTAACAACGGCATTCTAATCAGTGGGTGCCAAAGTAATCAAACATCAGCCGATGCAACCACACCGCAGGGTTCTTCATATGGTGCCCTCAGCAATGCTATCCAGACCATTCTTGCAGACAAGCGCGGAAATGTGTCAAACAAGGACCTTGTGATGAAAGCACGGTCATTGCTGGCTAAGCAAGGATACACTCAGCAGCCTGGACTTTACTGCAGCGATGACCATGTTCATGTGTCTTTTATATGCTGA
- the LOC127753795 gene encoding uncharacterized protein LOC127753795: MELATHDLAALGAADLVRVSASIPRAAPRTFALLTAGLVFPLSAAVLVHSLFTHPVILRLQGANGDYSSSDSAQWLKLFAYQFLYLILLFTLSLLSTAAAVFTVASLYAAKPASIASSLAALPPILPRLLRTFLWVSLLMLAYHLVFALTVLLLLLLFAPSSSPPSLPFVLILVVVVFVFLAIHVYISALWHLASVISVLEPLCGLAAMTKSKQLLQGRTRTAGVLVVSYFAACGVTAVLFRAAVVKGRGEEGSLGLSLPGRVLAGAVLVSVLVCVNLLGLLVQSVFYYACKAFHNQQIDRSALYEHLGGYLGEYVPLKSNIQMENLDA; this comes from the coding sequence ATGGAGCTTGCGACGCACGACCTCGCGGCGCTGGGCGCGGCCGACCTCGTCCGCGTCTCCGCCTCGatcccgcgcgcggcgccgcgcaCCTTCGCGCTGCTCACCGCGGGCCTCGTCTTCCCGCTCTCCGCCGCGGTGCTCGTCCACTCCCTCTTCACCCACCCCGTCATCCTCCGCCTCCAGGGCGCCAACGGCGACTACTCCTCCTCCGACTCCGCCCAGTGGCTCAAGCTCTTCGCGTACCAGTTCCTCtacctcatcctcctcttcaccctctccctcctctccaccgccgccgccgtcttcaccGTCGCCTCGCTCTACGCCGCCAAGCCGGCATCCATCGCCTCCTCgctcgccgcgctgccgcccatCCTCCCGCGCCTCCTCCGCACCTTCCTCTGGGTCTCGCTCCTCATGCTCGCCTACCACCTCGTCTTCGCCCtcaccgtcctcctcctcctcctgctcttcGCCCCATCTTCCTCCCCGCCCTCCCTCCCCTTCGTCCTCATCCTTGTCGTCGTCGTGTTCGTCTTCCTCGCGATCCATGTCTACATCTCCGCATTGTGGCACCTCGCCAGCGTCATCTCCGTGCTCGAGCCGCTCTGCGGTCTCGCCGCCATGACAAAAAGCAAGCAACTGCTTCAAGGGCGCACCCGCACGGCCGGCGTGCTCGTCGTCTCCTACTTCGCCGCCTGCGGCGTTACCGCTGTGCTGTTCCGCGCGGCCGTAGTCAagggccgcggcgaggaggggagccTTGGCCTGAGCTTGCCCGGTCGGGTGCTTGCTGGTGCTGTGCTGGTGTCTGTTCTTGTCTGCGTCAATTTGCTGGGGCTACTCGTGCAGAGCGTGTTTTACTACGCTTGCAAGGCCTTCCACAACCAGCAGATTGATCGAAGCGCATTGTATGAGCATCTCGGAGGGTACCTTGGTGAATACGTGCCTCTCAAGAGCAATATTCAGATGGAGAACCTTGATGCATAA
- the LOC127767440 gene encoding pentatricopeptide repeat-containing protein At1g33350-like: MSHLQHLAAGELVTALRGASCPSSALRLYSLIRIHARPSDPALFAWRPAVLALKPLSAAASLPLLSHFHAHLIRSNLLAYPHVASSLLRGYSLLSPEHAHHLFDQIPPSTCNLVVVNVMLGSLCRSSDLASARAFFDGIPDKDVVSWSTMLACYFSHSRVAEGLAFFRTMTFTTQLAADYVMLVTVLTGCASAGLLPVSCRAIHGYIVRRGITFTMHLGTALIDCYAKAGRLDYASRVFCRVPLRNVMHWTAMICGSAAHLGSEKAIQLFEEMCRSGVQPNEMTFTAVLSACGQAGLVDQGRRFFKLMVDTYGFEPTIHHYGCIVDLYAKAGKLEDAYEVIKTMRMEPNIIIWTSLLAACKKFKNFYIAVEGIEKVLSMEISEENGGLYALISDLYAMGGQWEDVLRVRSLMEERNVWKIRGSSSIKVGEPQDFTFPAVS; encoded by the coding sequence ATGTCCCATCTccagcacctcgccgccggcgaactcgTCACCGCACTCCGCGGAGCCTCCTGCCCTTCATCAGCCCTCCGTCTCTACTCCCTCATCCGCATCCACGCCCGCCCCTCCGATCCCGCCCTTTTCGCCTGGCGCCCCGCCGTCCTCGCGCTCAAGCCCCTCTCGgcagccgcctccctccctctcctctcccacttccACGCCCACCTCATCAGGTCCAACCTCCTCGCCTACCCTCacgtcgcctcctccctcctacGCGGTTACTCACTCCTCTCACCCGAACACGCCCACCACCTGTTCGATCAAATACCACCCTCCACCTGCAACCTGGTCGTCGTCAACGTCATGCTCGGGTCCCTCTGCCGATCCTCCGATCTAGCTTCCGCGCGAGCCTTCTTTGATGGCATCCCTGACAAGGACGTGGTTTCTTGGTCAACCATGCTTGCCTGTTATTTCTCCCACAGTCGCGTAGCCGAAGGCCTTGCTTTCTTCCGCACAATGACATTTACCACTCAGCTTGCTGCAGATTATGTGATGCTCGTCACCGTTCTCACGGGTTGTGCATCAGCTGGCTTGCTGCCAGTGTCCTGCAGGGCCATTCATGGATATATTGTCCGGCGCGGAATCACCTTCACCATGCACCTTGGCACGGCTTTGATTGATTGCTATGCCAAGGCTGGCCGCCTTGATTATGCATCCCGTGTGTTTTGCCGAGTCCCTTTGAGGAATGTGATGCACTGGACCGCAATGATTTGTGGGTCGGCAGCGCATCTTGGCAGCGAAAAGGCCATCCAGCTGTTTGAGGAGATGTGTCGGAGTGGGGTGCAACCAAATGAGATGACATTCACAGCTGTTCTCAGTGCATGCGGGCAAGCTGGACTGGTGGATCAAGGGAGGAGGTTCTTTAAACTTATGGTTGACACATATGGCTTTGAGCCGACTATACATCACTATGGCTGCATTGTTGATCTCTATGCAAAGGCTGGGAAACTGGAGGATGCTTATGAGGTTATCAAGACCATGAGAATGGAGCCAAATATCATCATTTGGACTTCATTGTTAGCAGCATGCAAGAAGTTCAAAAATTTTTACATTGCAGTGGAGGGAATAGAGAAAGTCTTGTCAATGGAGATATCAGAAGAAAATGGTGGATTATATGCACTGATTTCTGACCTTTATGCTATGGGTGGACAGTGGGAAGATGTGCTAAGGGTTAGGAGTTTGATGGAGGAACGTAATGTGTGGAAGATCAGAGGGTCAAGCTCCATCAAGGTGGGCGAACCCCAGGACTTTACTTTTCCTGCAGTCAGTTGA